The Microtus ochrogaster isolate Prairie Vole_2 unplaced genomic scaffold, MicOch1.0 UNK16, whole genome shotgun sequence genome segment caatttttttcttctttctagccTGTTGATGACAGGGTGGTGGCTAGCCTCAGATCCCAcaaggttttctgtcctgcaggTAGCAGAATGGGCTAATGTAACATGGACGgccctggcttgtttgttgtggtttttgttccGCTCGGTagcccacaactgtttagccccaaagaaaaatcacacaaagatctttATAAGTtaaaagctgattggctcattagctctggcctctcattggctaattctcacatcttgattaacccatttttctgatctatgttagccatgtggctcagtacctttttttagtGGGACAGATCAtgtcctgctgcttcggtggtctgggcaggagtaggaggaatcaacttcctccttcccagaattctcctgttctcattacatcatttttacttcctgtctggttttcctgcctatatttcctgcctggccaatcagcgtttatttataacatgattgacagaatacagacaattctctcgcACCAGGCCAATGGCCCTGAGATACAAGAGGCAGGAAGGTTCTATGGAGAGGACAGGTGAGGTGTATACACCTGACACAGAGTAAGTCCCTTTATAAGTTTGGGCCTTGTTGAGGGGCTAGGAACCATAGGGCTACTGATGCAGTCGGCTTTCTGCAGCTTTGCCCTACTTCATGTGGGTAAGACACACTTACCACGCTGTGCTCGGCATGTCCAGTGACCGGGTTCTGTACCTACAAATAAGCAGAACTTATttggagcccacaagactctACAGTGAATGCACAGCTTACAGACCAATAAGTAGATCCAGGGGAAGTGTATCCGTCCATGTCCGCAGGGAACaacccattttgcagagctgcaggaacacttgtcttttggaaaagtcactgtcatatctgtggaaaccttgtgaagccatgattcttcccttcaaaatgggattcattcccagaaCACCTCGACAGTGTAACCTCTGCTTGGGCAGTGAAATGACCTTGCTCCATTCCCCATACCATGAGGCCTTGGAGCAGtggcattcactctttgttctaataATCAAATTTACAAagagtcaatcccacaaaattacctgctaacagaccacatagaaatttctacatgccccacctttgctaacaaacaaatctgggcatCCCCACAGCTGGTTATCACCaaagagattagatgaggagaatgggtgaattCAGGATTCAGGGATTTTAGTAACTtcatctaatggtttggaatgtcaggtacttccGCTTGAATTCTGGCTCTTCCCTGGGTCGGGTCACCTGTTCTGGGGTcctgctttgtcaggttctacctgcccctctttgtgattttgatatgcatattttcattgtccttgcctatggaGTTTTCCAGctatgtctgtaaaaactagaaacctcatGGAGATCATCCCTtactcttctcctttcttcctcttcctcttctccttcctcttccccttcctcttcctctcctctgtgcccTCTTCACTTCATTTTCCCCCcttgtatgaaaaataaagaagatgcagagCTAATGTACTTAAGTTAATTTTTCACCCCCAGATCCTCGCCTGCCATAGACGTCCAGTTCTGAACCCtgagggggtactgaggctggtacttATGGCCCCCGATACAGAAGACTCTTGTCTCAACTCAATTTGGCACTTGGATGGCCAGCAGATGGGCAAATGGGAGAGAAAGCCTGGATTGCTAGGGTCTTGGAGCCCGTGAGGCAGCATTGATTGTCTGATTGTCCACCTGACCGTCTACACATCTCTACAGATTTGTTCTCACAGTTAGTCAACCCAACGTTGATGTTCCGAGTCCCAGCTTACTTCCATTCCTCTTTAATTCTCATAATTCTAACAGCTaggctgtgttttcattttagctAAAGAGCCCCTGGCGTGTGCAGAGTTAGGCAAACATCACAAGTTTACTcagcaaacaaacagcagaaaatcCTACTTCAAAGCCATACTCTGGAGAAGCTCCCCGGGCTCGTCAGCACCTGCTCTCTGGGAACCCGTGGTCCAGGGAGAGGCAGGGTCACTTCAGAGCATCCTATGGCCAGATGCTTGCAAGGTCTGGTGAAGAGGACAAGACAACACTGGTGCCActgtcctctgctccccaccGTCTGGAGTATGGAGCAGGGCATTAGGTAGTTCAAACCTATGCAAAACATCCCGTGTAGGAGTTGGTTGTCATGCTGCTAACCCTGATGTGTCCCCACCATGCAGAAAAGGCTTTTTTTCCTGGTTAGGTTGACTTCAAGCTGTTTTTGAGGACATTAATATTCAGAATTATTATTGAAGGAAGTGACCTGAGTGGATGGggccaggaaggaagggcaggtaGCATAACCTGTGTGTCTAAGTCACTTTTGGTGCATAGAATCCCTGCTGGGGTGGGCTGTGatcagggaggagacaggagtccCTGCTGGAGTGGGCTGTGatcagggaggggacaggagtcCCTGCTGGGGTGGGTAGTGATCAGGGGTGGGTAGTGATCAGGGACGGGGACAGGTCAGGAGGAGGTGCTGTCTCTGGCAAGCAACCATGTGGTTATTAGATCATGATTCCACATTTGATgtcaaaagcttaaaaaatattatagagTATTTGTATAAATAGTGAGAGTGTGAATTACATGATTTTAAGGTTTTCATTTACCTGTGTTTCTAAACTATAGATATTGCAGtgggaaatattttctgaatttttgctTAAAGCATCTAGTCAACTTCTTACAATAAATTCCCGGGAATTATAGATGAACCaaagatatttaataattttttttataattctagCTAGGCACTTCCAAAAAGTTGAGAAAACTGAGTTGTGTTTTTAGCATGAAAACACTATAGGGGCTAGATAAGCCTCTTGTCTGGTGAGGAGATTGTTTTGCTAGGTGAATACAAACTGGGGGAGGCACTGGCTTAAGTCCTTCTATGACTAAGCATGCTATTGATGTCGTGGTTCCTGTGCTGGTTCTGAATCCGGGTGCTCTAGTCCGCTCACCCTGTACCGGTGAGCAACGCTGCAGCGTCTCCCTTCAATGTGGAATCTTCAGAGACGCAGGCGCCGAAACTGTTACTTGTTCTTTGGCGCCACCTTCTGGGAGACACACTCATCAGCCTGTGTGGGCCCAGGTGTGCTACAGAGGTTGAGAAGGCCCCGAGGGTTGTACTGGGGTGTGACGGAGAGGAGAGCTCACTTGTCCCCTGAGAGCTAAGTGGCACTTGTGAAGAGGCCAGCTCTAAGGACTGGACTTCTCCGTGGAGTTACTTCCAGGCTGTAGCTGGCTGTTTCCTGGTGGTCAAACTGGTCCTAGCACTTTGACCTCCGTGCATCACCCGAGCCACGAACGCAACCTCTCAGCTCTTTCCACACAGAAAGTCAGACTTCAGCAAAGGCAGGTGCACAGGGCCTTCACCCTTATCTGTCTGCTGCCGGGAGCTTTGGCCTTCTCAGCAATCATGGCATCCTGTGAACTCCATGCCCGGAGCAGGCCGTGTTGCTCCACACCGCCAAGCCTTTGCCCAGGCAGTCCCCTCTGCCTAGAACGCCTCCATTCCTGCAACAAATTAGGATTTCTCTTTGAGATACTACTCAAAAAGCACCTCCCTAAGTAAAACTTCCTTAATTTTTCTGGGAGAAGGCAGCCCTTGTTGAGTGTCCTGATTGCCCTATAGTTGCCCAGAGTCCATGGTAACCATGTCTAACTGTTAGCCCCGCCCCTTGAATTAGCTGGCCCAGTGTCTTACTCACAGGGCCTAGTAGAGGGCCTGCCATGCGGCAAGTACTCATGGAACACTTGTTGAGTGAGAGGGTGAATGTGGTTCATCACTGGAGACTTGGGAGGTTCATTGCTTGGGGTAGGCTGTTCAAGGAAGGTATTTTTaagtgtggccttggagcctgggAGGCGTGGTGGGGATGAGTCCTAATAGGAGGTAGTGGATGGATAATGAAACCTTTTGTGTTTCTTAGGTGTTTCAGATCCTGGAGGTAGCTCCCTAAAACCAGTTGAGTTTATCTTAGCAAGGAGTGTGATGATGTCACCCCAGGAATGCAGTTAAGGTTTGGTCCTGCTGCAGAAGAACCTGTGGAGAGTCACACACTGGCTCATAAATGAGTGGACCAGCAATGGGCAGAGTTCCCCTGCTCAGAAGGCTGCCTTTTGTTTGATTTCCAGGATCACGCAGAGACTAAGCTGTGGATGCCGAACAGCCCGACACCAAGAGCACCAGGTCAGTTCCTCTTCCGAGAGCATCCCGGGGACGGTGTGGGCTGTGCTGGGTGTGCGCAGATCCTAGAGAGCAGATCTCCTCAGTTTGACTGTTCTGGAAACATGCAGTGTGGATGAGCATCCCAAGTCTTTGGGCTTGTCCACAAAGACAAAGATTTGAGGATGAATCTAGGTGTAGTGATTGTGTAATCTTGGTAAATTCCCTAACCTCTTtggatttccttttctcttctggaGAATAGGGCAGTGATGCTCAACTCCTCGGGGCCCTGTGTGGATTAAAGGGGATAATGCACAAGATGCCTTGCCTGTCATCTAGCTGGCACAGAAGTGGGATGTGGGGCTGTTATGATAGCTGTTTGCACAAGGCATATGGAGGCAACAACTGCCTGTGACCCTGCCTCTGTAGGAAGTCTGGAGCACTCAGCCGTGGGCATCAGATGGGCAGTGCACAGAGCTGTGGGAAGGCTCCGGGGCTATGGAGACCTTGCTGGAGACGGGGATGTCAACTCCTAGAAACCGCATGCCAGATGCTGTGGGGACAAAGGTGTCAATGCCTATGCTGCCTGCAtactccagaaagaaaaaaaaaagcacatgaacAGTACAATGCCTGGCCTGATTCTCCTGTGtggtttaattattttatactgTACTTTATACTGGTAATTTATACTAGTGTTCTGCTGGTCCCATAAAGTGGTTTACTGTAGGGGAAGGGATCTTGCCTTTTCAAGGACGTCAACATTTtcattgaaaacaacaaaaacagtgccTTGCTTCAAAtcatcttttgcttgtttgtttcttgactaTTAGGAGAAAGGATGATCCTTCTGGACACAGGAGGTCCTCAGTCCCAGTGTAGGGACTCAGTCTGAGGTCAGGCAGGAAAGTCAAGTTCACAGGGGGCCAGTGAGAGCATGAGGAACCCCCCTTTCTGACACAGCACGGGACCGTGGGCAGGAGGGCAGACGTTGGCAGGAGGAAGAGTCCATCCTGTTCTGGACCTCTGCAGATCAGGGCCTGACCCTTCCCCACAGACTTCACTGACCAGtgcctcctctctgctctgcagaTTTGCCCACACCCTGCTGGACCCAGCAGTCATGCCAGACACACCGGTGGAGGACTCCCTCTTCCAAATCATACACTGCTTCCACCACTATGCCGCCCGGGAGGGAGACGTGGAGACCTTGTCCCTAGAGGAGCTGAAAGCCCTGCTCCTGGAGAGCGTGCCGCGCTTTATGGACACCCTGGTATGTCAGGTTTGGGGTTGGAATGGGGGGTGGTAGAGGACCGAAGTGTCCAGGCTGTGATGTTTGTAGGACGGGCATGAGTACTGAGGTGTTGAGGTGCTGAGGTGGCAGAAGGAGCTGACTCTCACAAGAACCTCCTGAGCCTGGAAGGAGAATGGAGGAGGGAAGTTGTGAGGAGGGCAGAATTTGCTTTatttcctgtccttccttcctctgaagTCACCTGCTTGGTTTCACTCCAGTCCATGAAGAGCTAGTCTCTGAGACTCAGTCTGACACCACACCTGCTGATTCTGCTGTCTCGTGTGTCCTGTGAGCACGGGATCAAAAGTGTTCTCTGTTCATAGCCTCTTTAGCCAGTAACACTGCCCTAAACTCAGACTCTCTCTGTAAGCCTTGGAACCTAAGTCCCTTCGCCAGTGTCTCTGCTGCGAGTCTGGTGGGCACGGGAAATATAACCTCTTCCACTTCCCATGCCTGAGACTTCTTAGAGCTGGACAGGGCCAGCCTGAGATCCTGGGCTTACAGAGCCTGCTCTTCCAGGCTGTCATTCATCGGTcctaatccccagcactgtgttcTTAGCATCTGCAGCACCGAAGAAAACACCATGTTGTTTTCTGAACCCTGTCGTGTCCCCGGCTCTCTGCCCTACCCTCTCTAAAGGAAGTGAGACTCAGCTCGTTCCTGTGAAATAGTTTCTTCGCTCACATcctctcgagaaaaaaaaaatgtatgctctCTGGAATGTTCCTCTGAGAGTTCAGAAGACAGGGTGGAAGttctttgctatttatttttaggaaattctttctcttctgggAGCCTTCCTTAGTGGCTCTCCTGGATTGCCCAGGTCTGCGATCATGATCTGCTTTTGCTGCAGGGCTCTTGAGGATAGCTGGCAGACTTGATAGGGATGGGCACCTACGAAGATGCTTGTCTTCTCTGGGTAGGAACTCCGTGGATGTGATGGGGTATAGGATGGTGGGCTTGCTACCTGGAGAGAAGTTGCCGGCCCTCCCCCAGGGGTTAGCAACTGCACTCCAGGTCTGCAGCTACTCACACATCACCTTCCTTCCCTCAAACGTCCCCAGATGTTCCATTCGTCCACGTACACCAGGAACATCCTGCAGAAACCTGCTTTTCCTCTCACTCCCAGTTTTCTTCCACATCCTCCTGACCCCATCTGTCACATATCTTCTCTCAAAGCAAGAACTCCCAGCTTCCCTCATGCTTGTCTCCCTGTCTCAAAGAGCCCCTTCCtgtgcattctgatcttcagcctCAGGGTCCTCTGCTTGGACGTCCTGGACAGCTCCAGTGGCCATTTCTCTGTCCTCCCCTGCTTTCTGTACTCTCTAGGTGTGCCAGTAGACTTCCATAAACAATGCCTAGGCGGGTGGCATGCAGAGATATGCCCTGCTTGGAGATGGTTCTGCAGTCACACAGGAGATGGTGTATGCATGCAGACAGGCTGACCTTCCCTTTATGGAGCTCTCAGTGTGGAGAAGGAGGCAGTGTCTTGCCCTCAGGAAGCCCGCACAGGTGTCTCCCTACGAGAGCTTATATTGTAGCTGCGAAGACAGGGCACAGCCACTGAGTGTATGTGAAGTGGACCCAGGGACTCCAGGCTGCCAAGTACTGTCCAGGAACTGCTCACAGTCCTTCTGTGAAAGGGACATTTGGGTCTTTTGTTTGGGCCCATGCCACTCTAGGTCCAGTGACCCATGTTGGCCACCAACACCTGTAGCTCTTCAGCCTGATTTTGTAGCATGTGGTGATTGTGCTGCAGCCATATGTGTGGGGACTTGTTTTCTGAATGCTCCTTGTAGGGGGACAGTACTCCTGGGCTCTTCCTATGTCCAGTGGGAGGAGGGGTCTGGAGGACAGGCGTTCCGAATGCTCAGTGGGTGTTGATCGACTTTGTATCTCCCAGGGCCGCAGGCAGCCATACTACATCACGGAGCTGTTCCAGGCAGCTGACAAAAACAAGGACAACCAGATCTGCTTTGACGAGTTCCTGTACATCCTGGGCAAACTGGTGAAGGACTATCACCTGCAGTTCCACCGGCAGCTCTGCACACACTACTGTACCCAGCACAACCTTTACTAGAGGAGCACACACAGTCTCTCACCACGAAGTCGGTCCCGGGAGGCATGAACGGCTTTCGGAGCTCAGCCATGTGTTTCTTCTtcggtgtgcacatgtgtgtccaaATAACATCACAGATATTTCTGGGAAGTACTTGGGGCATGGTTCTGGGTTTCCACCAATGTTCAGTAAAAGTTTAGTCTTTACTTTGTGGAACGCGATTGGGTGGTCCCTTGCTTGATTGGAACACTATTGGGTGGTCCCTTGCTTGATCGGAACACGATTGGGTGGTCCCTTGCTTGGTTGGGGAATACTGGCCTTGAATCCAAGGTGCTTTTATCTGCTGCAAGAGACACAACCTTGCTATCAGAAATCTTATGTGAAGTGTGAAATGGCCCTCTGGTCTGGCATCAGTTTATAAGCAAGGGAAGAAGTTTTCTGGGGCAGGCCACCGCCTGAAAAGGAAGTAAGGTCTCCCAGGGTTGTTACTGACCACACACTCACTGTACATGCAGAACAGGAGGGGAGCCGCAGGGATAACGGTGTACAGATGGAGCCCTCCCAGGAGTCTGCAGGCACAGGACACGGTCGAGTCCTGGGAAGGACCAAGAGGGAAGTGATGATTCAAGAAGACATAATAGCAGCGGAGACTTGGGTGGCATGTCTGGGGCTAGCCGAGAGCTGTCTGGAAATAAATGTCCAAGGGGAACATGCAAACTTCATTTACTCAGGTGAACACCGAGATTTGAATTTTATCCTTGGAAATGGGGTAGTGAAATTTGGGTATCTTAGAGAATGCATCAGGTGGGGAGAACTTGGAGACTCAATAAGGGGTTCCTGCTCATTGTGGAAGGGTCAGTAGCTACACAGGGGGataagaggaaaggaggagagaagaagagacgTGTAAACGTTAAAGTTCCAGTCCTCAAGGACAGATTGAGGGAGAGGAGGTGCCCGGGTGCAACCCAGGTATCTGTCACTGGTGATCCTGAAAAGAAGATGCTGGTTGATGACCTGGGCGTGACCCGCATCAGCATGGGTGTCGCCAGTGTGCCAGGGAGCGCTGTGCACTTGGTTTTGTGTATGTTGAGAAGGGCAAGGCAAATGCTGGCAAAGTCAGTCATCCAGCCCAACAAAGCAGCAGACGCCTGCCACAGGAAGAGTGATGAGCAGAAGCTGGGAGTTGTCagccagggaaggcttcctggaggaaagAGGGGTTGGGTGTGGGGATGACTCTGAGCTATTCGTGACTCAGTGGGCCAAGTCCTCCTGTGGCCCCTGCCCTCCTTGCTGCCCGGCTGTGTCATTTTactctttcttcccagaagctCAGAGATCTGGAGGAATATtccaggaagattttttttttttgcctccggACATTTTTAGTGCCCATCTTGGTGGCCTGTCTCTGCTGAAGACTCTGGGTCCTGAGTTTTCTGAGAGCAGGGACTCATCCCATTGCTTTCCTCTGTGCGAGtgttgcctctgtttcccctcaATGTCTGGTTCCACAGAGGAACGTACTTCCCTCTCTCTGCAGCTGGCCTAGTGCCCTCGCATAATTGGTTTGgcatctttgaggaaagaaatcgGGAAGGGAAGCTGTGGAACTGTAGTCTAGTGACTTGGGCCTATGGTCCTCCAGTGACAACTCTTGACTAGTTCTTGGTTATATCGAAGAGCCAGCAGTATCCTGGTTACTCAGCTGCCCTTCCTCAGGGCCCAGGCAGGCCACGTTTGTTCTCTTGAGAGGTGGTGGGTCATATGACCTTTCAAGGTCACCAAAGCTCTGACAGCCCAAGCACTCGGCAGGCACTTACCCCAACCCTTCCTGGCAGTTTCCCCACcagtcttgcttcctctgccctcATTTCTCCAGACACTGGCTATTGAGACACAAACTGGGGACCCAGTCTTTTCCTGTAAACACAGCTATGTAGCTCTCCCTCGAGATTGCTCCACATTGTCAGGTCATTACAAACTCTGCCTTTCCTTCAACATGTTTACTTCCTATTTTAATTGAACTCGGAAGCCACCTATCCCCAACAAAGTCGATTAAAAGATCACaagtggaaagcagaaaaaggagatttattcatgTGGCCACACTGGAAGTGCAAAGGAACCCGGGGAAGATCAAAATTTAAATGGTGGCCCAAGAATATGCACGTGGAAGTAGCCCTAGTCTAGGTGTGGAGCTCCCTACTACTGCTCTGGGCTTCAGTCCTGCAGGGCGCTCTGGGAAGTGACTGGACTGGTGTGAGACCCCTTTTCTAGGTCAGGTCCCTCTGGCTAGTGCCTTTGCTTCTCCTACCGTGAGCTCCTTGCCGGGACTTCCCATTTCTTTGGGGTCCACTGTTCCAATAGTCTCATAGGTTGAGGGACTCAGTGTTTCTTTAGGATGTCTTCATTtctgcccagcacacacatgtggcTCCTGCTGTCGACAGCCCCCGCTGCCCCCTTAGAGGGATTATCATCAGGTGGCGAGAGCTCACAGACCTACTAATCACCCTACCGAAAGGTCTGGCAGGAAGTTTTCCCTCATGAACACCTGCAGGTTCAAGGAACCCTAGGAAAGATGCAGTTTCCCTATCTTTCATCTAGGGATAATTTTACCTATAAAGTTCACTCTACTAGGTTTCCAGGAATATCAAAGGAATCAGCAGATATAAACACACTTTGGAAAGAGATGTGTTATTTTAGGGGAAGGTGGCATCTGCCAAATCATCTGAAACAGCACCTGGTAGGGAATAGGTTTGAACTGTGGGCTGATTATTGCTTGAAAACTTGTGATTTATTGCATTGAGGCCATCTTACCTCTTGTTGTGGTGGACGTATACCAGTCTTTCTAATAAAAAAGACATAATGTGGTGAATGTGATAGTTATTGTGTTGGACAATGGATAAAGGCTGGGGTAGACAAAGGAAAGAGGATTACCTGTACCGTTGGAGGGCCAGGATGGATAGAGCAGGTACCACTCAGCTGGGTGGTTAAAATAGGGAAGTAGTCAGGACAGAGGCAGTCCAGGCTGTGGAGGAAATAGATGCTGTCATGGCGTTCTAAGCCACCTCAATCCCATTGTCTCATggaaggcctcagtttcctttgtaCAATGGGATTGTAACAGCTTGTGCCTCTTAGGATTGAGAGTTAAGTGGGCTGATGGAAATAAAGCACCGGAGACGTCGTCACAGCGGCGCACACCCAGGAACTGTCGGCTATTAGTCTGCATTATTGGCTGCCGCACCGTCAGTCACTGTGCTGGGCTGTGGGACAAGAAGGCTTCTCCTTGTCCTCCTAGAACAACAGGCTGACTAACACAGGACCTGTATCTATGACACTAACAAGAGGTGACCAGGAGCCCTACATCCAGATCTCAGCCACACAGCCCTCTTTCTGCGGTATTTCCTGCAGCTCATGATGAGCCTAAGGTGGCACTGAGCCAGGTTCAGAGACTTGGTTCATTGATTCAGATATTACCAGTCTCACTTTGGTGCTCCATTGTCAGTCAGGCTCAGCCAGGGATTCCTGACACACTCACAGCTGCTCTTCCTCCCAGTCTCTCGCCTCTAGGagcattttgtacattttattgtatatgtgtgaaggctgtctcttcccttcccttcccttcccttcccttctctctctttttaaatatttatttatttattatgtatacagtattctgtctgtgtgtatgctggcaggccagaagaaggcaccagaccttactacagatggttgtgagccgccatgttgttgctgggaattgaactcaggacctttggaagagcaggcaatgctcttaaccatctgagccatctctNNNNNNNNNNNNNNNNNNNNNNNNNNNNNNNNNNNNNNNNNNNNNNNNNNNNNNNNNNNNNNNNNNNNNNNNNNNNNNNNNNNNNNNNNNNNNNNNNNNNNNNNNNNNNNNNNNNNNNNNNNNNNNNNNNNNNNNNNNNNNNNNNNNNNNNNNNNGCTTGCGGCCAAGCTTCCTGACGACACGAGTTTGATGCTAAGCCCCGCATGATGGAAGAGGAGAACCAAGTactacttctcctcctcctcctcctcctcctcctcctcctcctcctctctcctctctgggatt includes the following:
- the LOC101996934 gene encoding protein S100-A15A; this translates as MPDTPVEDSLFQIIHCFHHYAAREGDVETLSLEELKALLLESVPRFMDTLGRRQPYYITELFQAADKNKDNQICFDEFLYILGKLVKDYHLQFHRQLCTHYCTQHNLY